A region of Thermobifida halotolerans DNA encodes the following proteins:
- a CDS encoding DUF4349 domain-containing protein: MNATVSRRPRRRRPGAAPATAALAALLLLLAGCGSDSSSTADLSHEAPEEGAAVQELTEAAPADGKAGADALEPTERAVVHTASLSVVVDDLDDATSYAKEWVEEAGGYVAAETVDSAAGQNPSAHLTLRVPADSYQEALEEFALLGNRQHLEQQAQDVTEEVADVNSRVESAEASLERLRELLEEAEEVSEILEIEEQISFRQADLEALQARQKALAEMTDYATVDLSLSLPSSTVPPVDDDSPGFFGGLAAGWRAMLTVVDVVVVVVGWLLPFAAAAALVAVPLVWLRRRRRARRKAAEAVGSSEAVSADSAAADSPSPGSSADAAPDDSAEPRRD, translated from the coding sequence ATGAACGCCACCGTGTCCCGGCGTCCACGGCGACGCCGCCCGGGAGCAGCCCCCGCCACCGCGGCCCTGGCCGCCCTCCTGCTGCTGCTGGCGGGGTGCGGCTCCGACAGCAGCAGCACTGCCGACCTGTCCCACGAGGCCCCCGAGGAAGGGGCGGCGGTCCAGGAGCTCACCGAGGCCGCCCCGGCCGACGGGAAGGCGGGCGCCGACGCTCTGGAGCCGACCGAGCGGGCGGTCGTCCACACCGCGTCCCTGAGCGTCGTCGTCGACGACCTCGACGACGCGACCTCCTACGCCAAGGAGTGGGTGGAGGAGGCGGGCGGCTACGTCGCCGCCGAGACCGTCGACTCGGCGGCCGGGCAGAACCCGAGCGCGCACCTGACCCTGCGGGTGCCCGCCGACTCCTACCAGGAGGCGCTGGAGGAGTTCGCCCTCCTGGGGAACCGCCAGCACCTGGAGCAGCAGGCACAGGACGTCACCGAGGAGGTCGCCGACGTCAACAGCCGCGTGGAGTCCGCCGAGGCGTCCCTGGAGCGGCTGCGCGAACTGCTGGAGGAGGCCGAGGAGGTCAGCGAGATCCTGGAGATCGAGGAGCAGATCAGCTTCCGCCAGGCCGACCTGGAGGCCCTGCAGGCGCGGCAGAAGGCGCTGGCCGAGATGACCGACTACGCCACGGTGGACCTGTCGCTGTCGCTGCCGTCCTCGACGGTTCCTCCGGTCGACGACGACTCCCCCGGGTTCTTCGGCGGTCTGGCCGCCGGCTGGCGCGCGATGCTGACCGTGGTGGACGTGGTGGTCGTGGTCGTCGGCTGGCTGCTGCCGTTCGCGGCGGCGGCCGCGCTGGTGGCGGTGCCGCTGGTGTGGCTGCGCCGTCGGCGGCGCGCCCGCCGGAAGGCGGCCGAGGCGGTCGGATCCTCCGAGGCGGTGTCCGCGGACTCCGCCGCCGCGGACAGCCCCTCCCCCGGCAGCAGCGCGGACGCTGCTCCCGACGACTCCGCCGAACCCCGCCGGGACTGA
- the hemE gene encoding uroporphyrinogen decarboxylase → MWFMRQAGRSLPEYRKLREGVAMLDACSRPDMIAEITMQPVRRYGVDAAIFFSDIMVPLKAVGVDLDIRPGVGPVVAEPVRDLADVRRLRDLEPDDVPYVTEAVGGLVAELGDRPLIGFAGAPFTLASYLIEGGPSKHHEHTKALMYGAPDVWAELMRRLAALTLEFLRVQIAAGASAVQLFDSWVGALSAEDYRASVLPYSAWIFERLAGFDVPRIHFGVGTGELLGLLSEAGADVVGVDWRVPLDRAVQRVRPDTALQGNLDPAVLFAPWSVVAERTDDVLARAEAADGHVFNLGHGVLPTTDPAVLERLVEYVHTRTAV, encoded by the coding sequence GTGTGGTTCATGCGCCAGGCGGGCCGCTCCCTTCCCGAGTACCGCAAGCTCCGCGAGGGCGTGGCGATGCTGGACGCCTGCTCCCGACCGGACATGATCGCCGAGATCACGATGCAGCCGGTGCGCCGCTACGGCGTCGACGCCGCGATCTTCTTCAGCGACATCATGGTCCCCCTCAAGGCCGTCGGCGTGGACCTCGACATCCGGCCCGGCGTCGGGCCGGTCGTGGCCGAGCCGGTCCGCGACCTCGCCGACGTGCGGCGGCTGCGCGACCTGGAGCCCGACGACGTGCCGTACGTGACCGAGGCGGTCGGCGGACTCGTCGCGGAACTCGGCGACCGTCCGCTCATCGGTTTCGCCGGGGCCCCGTTCACGCTCGCCTCCTACCTGATCGAGGGCGGTCCCTCCAAGCACCATGAGCACACCAAGGCCCTGATGTACGGCGCGCCCGACGTGTGGGCCGAGCTGATGCGGCGGCTGGCGGCCCTCACCCTGGAGTTCCTGCGCGTACAGATCGCCGCGGGCGCCAGCGCCGTGCAACTGTTCGACTCCTGGGTGGGCGCGCTCAGCGCCGAGGACTACCGCGCCAGCGTGCTGCCGTACTCGGCGTGGATCTTCGAGCGGCTGGCCGGGTTCGACGTGCCCCGCATCCACTTCGGTGTGGGAACCGGTGAACTGCTCGGACTGCTCAGCGAGGCCGGGGCCGACGTGGTCGGCGTGGACTGGCGGGTCCCCCTCGACAGGGCGGTGCAGCGGGTCCGGCCCGACACCGCGCTGCAGGGCAACCTCGACCCGGCGGTCCTGTTCGCGCCGTGGAGCGTGGTCGCCGAGCGCACCGACGACGTGCTGGCCCGCGCGGAGGCGGCCGACGGACACGTGTTCAACCTCGGGCACGGGGTGCTGCCCACCACCGACCCGGCCGTGTTGGAACGGCTCGTGGAGTACGTGCACACGCGGACCGCGGTCTGA
- a CDS encoding DUF3000 domain-containing protein — translation MPPHSRADEAPPVFTRAVASLRARTVRPEIVLEDIPAPRRLAPHAAAMSATVHADEEDAAFGRLIVLYDPVGSRDWPGPFRVVAYVSAELEPDLSGDPLLGQVAWSWLTEALTSRAAGHRALSGTVTRATTEGFGLKAEEPTTTEVELRASWTPTEEDDLSAHMAAWLDLLSTAAGLPPVDVADISRRPRPEL, via the coding sequence ATGCCCCCTCACAGTAGGGCCGACGAGGCCCCTCCCGTGTTCACGCGGGCGGTCGCGAGCCTGCGCGCCCGGACGGTGCGGCCCGAGATCGTACTGGAGGACATCCCCGCCCCGCGGCGGCTCGCCCCGCACGCGGCGGCGATGTCGGCGACCGTGCACGCCGACGAGGAGGATGCGGCTTTCGGGCGGCTGATCGTCCTGTACGACCCCGTCGGCTCCCGCGACTGGCCGGGGCCGTTCCGGGTCGTGGCCTATGTCAGCGCGGAACTGGAGCCGGACCTGTCCGGTGATCCGCTGCTCGGACAGGTGGCCTGGAGCTGGCTGACCGAGGCGCTGACCTCCCGGGCCGCCGGGCACCGCGCGCTGAGCGGAACGGTCACCCGCGCCACCACCGAGGGGTTCGGACTCAAGGCCGAGGAGCCCACGACGACCGAGGTGGAGCTGCGCGCCTCCTGGACGCCCACGGAGGAGGACGACCTGTCCGCGCACATGGCGGCCTGGTTGGACCTGCTCTCCACTGCCGCGGGGCTGCCGCCGGTGGATGTGGCGGACATCTCGCGGAGGCCGCGTCCGGAGCTGTGA
- a CDS encoding HRDC domain-containing protein: MANVLNSKTEEGPDPETTPEQTADAAPLLSEPRGGIPPVVAGEEELARVAAAFAGGSGPVAVDAERASGYRYGQRAYLVQLRRAGAGSALVDPIACPDLTAVRAAVADTEVVLHAAHQDLPCLTEVNLRPQRLFDTELAGRLLGYQRVGLGTMVERMLGLRLAKEHAAVDWSTRPLPEDWLRYAALDVEVLIELRDALEAELAEAGKLEWAHEEFAAVLAAPPKEPRPDPWRRTSGIHRVRSQRGLGVVRELWLERDRIARERDLSPGRVLQDSAIVEAALAMPRTPQELTAIKAFTVRLARRYVPAWIKAVNRVRNMGPADLPQPSPPGDGPPPTNRWADRDPAAARRLDAVRSAVGAIAERVVMPTENLLQPDTVRRLAWSPPRTVSADSVAEHLRAHQARNWQIELTAAELAEALRSAAR; the protein is encoded by the coding sequence GTGGCGAACGTGCTGAACTCCAAGACCGAAGAAGGCCCTGACCCCGAAACCACCCCAGAGCAGACGGCCGACGCCGCCCCCCTGCTGAGCGAGCCCCGTGGCGGTATCCCACCGGTCGTCGCCGGGGAGGAGGAGTTGGCGCGCGTGGCCGCCGCGTTCGCTGGAGGCAGCGGACCGGTCGCCGTGGACGCCGAGCGCGCCTCGGGGTACCGCTACGGACAGCGCGCCTACCTGGTCCAGTTGCGTCGTGCCGGAGCGGGCTCGGCACTGGTCGACCCGATCGCCTGCCCCGACCTGACCGCTGTGCGGGCGGCGGTCGCCGACACCGAGGTGGTGCTGCACGCGGCCCACCAGGACCTGCCCTGTCTGACCGAGGTGAACCTGCGCCCGCAGCGCCTGTTCGACACCGAGCTGGCCGGTCGGCTGCTCGGCTACCAGCGGGTCGGTCTGGGCACGATGGTGGAACGCATGCTGGGGCTGCGGCTGGCCAAGGAGCACGCGGCGGTGGACTGGTCGACGCGGCCGCTGCCCGAGGACTGGCTGCGCTACGCCGCCCTGGACGTGGAGGTCCTGATCGAGCTGCGCGACGCGCTGGAGGCCGAGCTGGCGGAGGCGGGCAAGCTGGAGTGGGCGCACGAGGAGTTCGCGGCGGTGCTGGCCGCGCCGCCCAAGGAACCGCGCCCCGATCCGTGGCGGCGCACCTCGGGCATCCACCGGGTCCGCAGCCAGCGGGGGCTGGGCGTGGTCCGGGAGCTGTGGCTGGAACGCGACCGGATCGCCCGGGAACGCGACCTGTCCCCCGGCCGGGTGCTGCAGGACTCGGCGATCGTGGAGGCGGCGCTGGCGATGCCGCGCACTCCCCAGGAGCTGACCGCGATCAAGGCGTTCACCGTCCGGCTGGCCCGCCGCTACGTCCCCGCGTGGATCAAGGCGGTCAACCGGGTGCGGAACATGGGTCCGGCCGACCTGCCCCAGCCCAGCCCTCCGGGCGACGGTCCGCCGCCGACCAACCGGTGGGCCGACCGCGACCCGGCGGCGGCGCGGCGGCTCGACGCGGTGCGCTCCGCGGTGGGCGCGATCGCGGAGCGGGTGGTGATGCCGACGGAGAACCTGCTGCAACCGGACACGGTGCGCCGCCTGGCGTGGTCGCCGCCCCGGACGGTCAGCGCCGACTCGGTGGCCGAGCACCTGCGCGCGCACCAGGCCCGCAACTGGCAGATCGAGCTGACCGCGGCGGAACTCGCCGAGGCGCTGCGTTCGGCGGCGCGCTGA
- a CDS encoding tetratricopeptide repeat protein, which produces MVVLTRNRNDRAIFGNRIAPLLTAAWRSVLRVVTPGGSADSLWAALGASPAERTAALEQALDECVEHWGDDHPHTITARNNLAGKYCEIGRRGAAITQFERALDDAVRVLGEHHAQTEVIRENLALCYEDAARFAEAAHHWEQLLSHRLAHLGEHDADTVLTRARLAEACRRVGRFDEAVTHYERVLDGKAEASAEETESWRIGMALALRETGRLDSCREQLWTVLVRRRRRLGARHPRTLTVHHQLGLAYARSGRHDDAARVLREVYRHCLAAAGDPDVRLLCLRVRRDLAAAYRAAGRPRDAAALY; this is translated from the coding sequence GTGGTTGTTCTGACGCGTAATCGCAACGACCGTGCAATTTTCGGCAACCGAATCGCCCCCCTTCTCACGGCGGCCTGGCGGTCGGTGCTGCGCGTCGTCACCCCCGGCGGTTCGGCCGACTCGCTCTGGGCGGCGCTCGGCGCGAGTCCCGCCGAGCGGACCGCGGCCCTGGAGCAGGCCCTCGACGAGTGCGTCGAGCACTGGGGGGACGACCACCCGCACACCATCACCGCACGCAACAACCTGGCCGGGAAGTACTGCGAGATCGGACGGCGCGGCGCGGCCATCACCCAGTTCGAGCGGGCTCTGGACGACGCGGTCCGCGTGCTGGGCGAGCACCATGCGCAGACCGAGGTGATCCGGGAGAACCTGGCCCTCTGCTACGAGGACGCCGCCCGGTTCGCCGAGGCCGCGCACCACTGGGAGCAACTGCTCTCCCACCGGCTCGCGCACCTGGGGGAACACGACGCCGACACGGTGCTCACCCGCGCCCGGCTGGCCGAGGCGTGCCGACGCGTCGGCCGGTTCGACGAGGCGGTCACGCACTACGAGCGCGTTCTGGACGGGAAGGCGGAGGCGTCCGCGGAGGAGACGGAGTCCTGGCGGATCGGGATGGCCCTGGCGCTGCGGGAGACGGGACGCCTGGACAGTTGCCGGGAGCAGCTCTGGACGGTGCTGGTGCGGCGCCGCCGCAGACTCGGCGCACGCCACCCCCGGACGTTGACCGTGCACCACCAGTTGGGGCTGGCCTACGCGCGCTCCGGCCGCCACGACGACGCGGCGCGCGTACTGCGGGAGGTCTACCGCCACTGCCTGGCCGCGGCCGGGGACCCCGACGTCCGGCTGCTCTGCCTGCGGGTCCGCCGCGACCTGGCCGCGGCCTACCGCGCCGCGGGGCGCCCCCGCGACGCCGCCGCCCTGTACTGA